A single genomic interval of Asterias amurensis chromosome 1, ASM3211899v1 harbors:
- the LOC139948393 gene encoding sphingosine-1-phosphate phosphatase 2-like produces MKAVPESTLPLYNEQNVAELQRFFGLELAAKTAEECVQKTVELANNHDGNDVRVDDMDRGGVTYFQLKHRKSGEAHESCNGDAGSPAPVNSEEANSSPRERYHVGSWFWYCVFSFGAALGDDLFYFFVFPFAIANMSWWVIRRLLMVWGFCMFIGQASKEILQWPRPSEPPVIRLEKRYFKEYGMPSTHAMVGTLVPFTLLVSTWNHYEYPHMLGIVLACNWTLLVCCSRLYRGMHFILDIVAGVTLTCLLMALIWPWLDMLDHFQLTHPYAPVIIITVTLLLCILYPALDGVGATRKDTISILGAMAGGSSAFWFNYHNGILPDADGPLGGVIMWPDMPTAGIMFVKYALVKVCAIILFFGTKFLVKKFFYYVVGIEVNEETKKLLIVQIPYGYIPHWLTMIIGFQLGPWIYRWLGLE; encoded by the exons ATGAAGGCCGTCCCTGAAAGCACCCTGCCACTCTACAACGAGCAAAATGTGGCTGAACTACAGCGGTTTTTTGGTCTGGAATTAGCCGCTAAAACAGCCGAAGAATGCGTGCAAAAAACAGTTGAACTTGCCAATAATCATGATGGCAATGATGTACGTGTTGACGACATGGACCGCGGTGGTGTCACTTACTTTCAGCTGAAACACCGCAAATCGGGGGAAGCCCATGAGAGTTGCAACGGGGACGCTGGGTCACCAGCACCCGTCAACTCGGAGGAAGCAAATTCAAGCCCCAGGGAGAGGTACCATGTTGGGAGCTGGTTTTGGTATTGTGTGTTCTCCTTTGGTGCTGCGCTAGGCGATGATCTGTTCTACTTCTTCGTTTTCCCGTTTGCCATTGCCAACATGTCATGGTGGGTCATCCGACGATTGCTGATGGTATGGGGGTTTTGTATGTTCATTGGGCAGGCGAGTAAGGAAATCTTGCAGTGGCCAAGACCCAGTGAGCCACCTGTGATACGCTTGGAGAAgcggtatttcaaagagtatggTATGCCATCTACCCATGCTATGGTTGGTACATTGGTCCCATTTACATTGTTGGTCAGCACATGGAATCATTATGAG TACCCACACATGCTTGGCATTGTCTTGGCATGCAACTGGACGTTGTTGGTTTGTTGCAGCAGACTGTACCGAGGAATGCATTTTATTTTG GATATTGTGGCAGGTGTGACACTGACGTGCCTACTGATGGCCCTCATCTGGCCCTGGCTGGATATGTTGGACCACTTCCAGTTAACCCATCCCTACGCACCTGTCATCATCATTACTGTCACGCTCCTTCTCTGTATCCTGTATCCAGCCCTGGATGGTGTTGGTGCAACCCGGAAAGACACCATCTCTATCCTTGGCGCCATGGCTGGCGGTTCCTCTGCCTTTTGGTTCAACTACCACAACGGGATCTTACCCGACGCCGATGGACCACTTGGCGGGGTGATTATGTGGCCCGATATGCCAACCGCTGGTATTATGTTTGTTAAGTATGCTTTGGTGAAAGTATGtgctattattttgttcttcggAACAAAGTTCCTTGTGAAGAAATTCTTCTATTACGTGGTTGGCATCGAAGTAAATGAAGAGACAAAAAAGCTGTTGATTGTCCAGATACCTTATGGCTATATCCCGCATTGGTTAACCATGATCATTGGGTTTCAATTGGGACCATGGATTTACAGGTGGCTTGGACtggaatga
- the LOC139948400 gene encoding sphingosine-1-phosphate phosphatase 2-like, translating into MKVTITWPKIFGSSLEQSRLPFYDAYTVAKLQRWFGLYPNYASFENNGHPPSVTKNYNHWGGEKNTGQGQLEHPGENFTSDDDEAGKKDEAPCFIAQNKLWYYLFSFGAWLGDDSFYFVVFSLVISNLSWWVSRRMLLIWGICMYIGQAAKEMLKWPRPSEPPVVRLERRYFMEYGMPSTHAIVGTLMPFTFLFGTWDHYEYSHTLGTILAFSWAMLVCFSRLYKGMHFILDLVAGVTITLVLMLLLWPWLDQMDHFLLTHPQAPLVVISTSVFLCIIYPCQNGVASTRADTITILSAVSGALCGFWFNYRIGMLPDALAPLGGVIGWPGWTTLGLMLIKYLMAQLLTAVMYLAVRAFLLQAIPVIYNIEINERTKRLLFVELPYRYINYFGVGAFSYVIIPLLFQKLNLD; encoded by the exons ATGAAAGTGACGATTACTTGGCCGAAAATATTCGGTTCATCATTAGAGCAAAGTAGATTACCATTCTACGACGCATACACCGTGGCGAAACTCCAAAGATGGTTTGGTCTCTACCCCAATTATGCTTCTTTTGAGAACAACGGACATCCACCGTCTGTGACCAAGAACTACAACCACTGGGGAGGAGAGAAAAACACCGGCCAAGGACAGTTGGAGCACCCGGGAGAAAACTTCACCAGTGATGATGATGAGGCGGGAAAGAAAGATGAAGCGCCTTGCTTCATTGCCCAAAATAAGCTGTGGTAttacttgttttcttttggAGCTTGGCTTGGAGACGACTCATTTTATTTCGTTGTTTTCTCCCTGGTTATTTCAAATCTATCGTGGTGGGTCTCAAGACGAATGCTTCTAATCTGGGGAATTTGTATGTATATCGGGCAGGCGGCAAAGGAGATGTTGAAATGGCCGCGGCCAAGCGAACCACCTGTTGTCCGGTTGGAGAGAAGGTACTTCATGGAGTATGGGATGCCGTCCACTCATGCCATTGTCGGTACATTGATGCCATTCACATTTTTGTTCGGCACTTGGGATCACTATGAG TATTCACACACATTGGGCACAATATTAGCTTTCAGCTGGGCTATGCTGGTATGTTTCAGCAGACTGTACAAAGGAATgcactttattctg GACCTTGTGGCTGGTGTGACTATAACATTGGTTCTGATGCTGCTCCTTTGGCCATGGCTGGACCAGATGGATCACTTCCTGCTGACCCATCCCCAGGCCCCACTTGTGGTCATCTCAACATCAGTGTTCCTCTGCATCATCTACCCCTGCCAGAATGGGGTTGCTTCAACCAGAGCTGATACCATCACTATCCTTAGTGCAGTGTCTGGTGCGCTTTGTGGCTTTTGGTTCAACTACCGTATCGGGATGCTCCCTGATGCCCTTGCCCCTCTCGGGGGCGTCATCGGGTGGCCAGGCTGGACCACACTAGGGTTAATGCTCATCAAGTACTTGATGGCCCAGCTACTAACTGCTGTCATGTATTTGGCAGTAAGAGCATTTCTACTGCAAGCGATTCCAGTTATTTACAACATTGAGATCAATGAACGCACCAAGCGGCTGTTGTTCGTAGAGCTACCGTATCGTTACATCAATTACTTTGGAGTAGGTGCTTTCTCATATGTTATTATCCCCCTATTGTTCCAAAAACTTAATTTGGATTGA
- the LOC139948406 gene encoding LOW QUALITY PROTEIN: sphingosine-1-phosphate phosphatase 2-like (The sequence of the model RefSeq protein was modified relative to this genomic sequence to represent the inferred CDS: inserted 3 bases in 3 codons), which translates to MKLTLNKXKLCGQTSESSRLPLYDANTVAYFQRWFGLYPGPGHGGSNNGSSTTANGAGXKHGGENEVHDGAATRKHEPLFIVRNKFWYYLFSFGAWLGSDAFYFILFSMVISNLSWWVSRRVLLTWAITMYIGQAAKELLKWPRPSEPPVVRMERRYLXEYGMPSTHAMVGTLMPFTFLIGTWNHYEYPHALGVVLACSWTALVCFSRLYKGMHFILDIIAGETLIWILMLLLWPLLDPLDYFLVTHPQAPLVLISVSVFFSLIYPCQNGVASSRADTISSLGSVSGAFCGFWFNYRTGMLPDVLAPLGGVIEWPDWNTAGLMLIKYLVTQVLALMIYVPVRAFILQVISVVFNTEINERTKRLLHVEIPYRYTTFLVLLSIVYVGMPLLFLKLGLE; encoded by the exons ATGAAATTAACCCTGAATA CCAAACTCTGTGGCCAAACATCCGAAAGTAGTCGTTTGCCATTGTACGACGCAAACACCGTTGCGTATTTCCAGAGATGGTTCGGTCTTTACCCCGGACCCGGGCACGGCGGTAGTAACAACGGCAGCTCAACCACGGCGAACGGCGCTG CAAAGCACGGTGGTGAAAATGAGGTCCACGATGGAGCAGCAACCCGGAAGCATGAACCGCTCTTCATCGTCCGCAACAAGTTTTGGTACTACTTGTTTTCTTTCGGTGCCTGGCTTGGATCagatgcattttattttattctattcTCAATGGTCATTTCCAATTTATCGTGGTGGGTTTCAAGACGAGTGCTGCTAACATGGGCAATAACTATGTACATTGGGCAGGCGGCTAAAGAGTTGTTGAAATGGCCGCGGCCCAGTGAACCACCGGTTGTAAGGATGGAGAGACGATATC ATGAGTATGGAATGCCATCCACACACGCTATGGTCGGTACTTTGATGCCCTTCACGTTCTTGATTGGCACTTGGAATCATTATGAG TATCCACATGCATTGGGTGTAGTGCTAGCATGCAGCTGGACTGCACTGGTATGTTTCAGCAGACTGTACAAAGGAATGCATTTTATACTG GACATTATCGCTGGTGAGACCCTTATCTGGATTCTGATGCTTCTCCTTTGGCCATTGTTGGACCCCTTGGATTATTTCCTGGTGACCCATCCCCAAGCCCCACTGGTCCTCATCTCGGTGTCGGTGTTCTTCAGCCTCATCTATCCCTGCCAGAATGGGGTTGCTTCTTCTAGAGCCGACACCATCAGCAGTCTTGGTTCAGTGTCTGGTGCCTTCTGCGGCTTCTGGTTCAACTACCGCACGGGGATGCTCCCTGATGTACTAGCCCCTCTGGGAGGGGTCATCGAGTGGCCAGACTGGAACACAGCAGGGTTAATGCTCATCAAATACTTGGTTACTCAAGTATTGGCACTCATGATTTACGTGCCAGTAAGAGCTTTCATCCTTCAAGTTATATCTGTTGTTTTTAACACAGAGATAAATGAACGCACCAAACGGCTATTGCATGTTGAAATACCATATCGCTACACCACTTTCCTTGTGTTACTTTCTATTGTATATGTAGGTATGCCTTTGTTGTTCCTCAAACTGGGATTAGAATGA
- the LOC139948417 gene encoding glycine N-methyltransferase-like, with amino-acid sequence MVDSIYRTRSLGVAAQGIPDQYADGKAAKVWEYYIGSRTERTENYRHFLVDLLQSRKCHEVLDAACGTGIDSVMLLEQGFHVMSCDASDKMILHAFRERWARRKEEMFDSWEIEIANWLTLPEDIPKPGPGYDAIVCLGNSFAHLPDFDGKQENHRLALRNFASMLKPGGILIIDHRNYDAIIDTGRAPVQNIYYVGNCIKDLQTSVLYVNGRPSMVTLDYFISVDDEAKNEENVKKMHLDENVYKFRLSYYPHRLNAFTELLKETFGESCKHTVYGDFKEFKEGDCPSYYIHVIEKPLE; translated from the exons ATGGTGGACAGCATTTACCGTACCCGTTCCCTTGGTGTAGCAGCTCAGGGTATACCGGATCAGTACGCCGATGGCAAAGCAGCTAAGGTGTGGGAATACTACATCGGCAGTCGCACAGAGAGAACAGAGAACTACCGCCACTTTCTAGTTGATCTCCTTCAGTCCAGGAAATGTCATGAAGTGCTTGATGCAGCATGTGGAACTGG CATCGACTCTGTGATGCTTCTTGAGCAAGGATTCCATGTCATGAGCTGTGATGCCTCAGATAAGATGATCCTACACGCATTCAGGGAGAGGTGGGCACGCCGCAAAGAAGAAATGTTTGATAGTTGGG AGATTGAAATTGCCAACTGGCTTACTCTACCCGAGGATATTCCAAAGCCAGGGCCCGGTTACGATGCCATCGTCTGCCTGGGAAACTCCTTTGCTCATCTTCCTGACTTTGACGGCAAACAGGAGAATCACCGTCTCGCCCTGAGGAACTTCGCCAGCATGTTGAAACCTGGTGGAATACTGATCATTGATCACAGGAACTACGATGCTATTATAGACACTGGTAGAGCACCAGTACAGAATATTTATTATGTG GGTAACTGCATCAAGGACCTCCAGACATCAGTGCTGTACGTTAATGGCCGCCCTTCCATGGTGACATTAGATTATTTTATTTCCGTTGATGATGAGGCAAAGAACGAAGAAAATGTTAAGAAAATGCATCTGGATGAAAATGTCTACAA ATTCCGTCTGTCCTACTACCCACATCGCCTGAATGCCTTCACAGAGCTCCTCAAGGAGACATTTGGTGAAAGTTGTAAGCACACGGTGTACGGAGACTTCAAAGAATTCAAGGAAGGAGACTGCCCCTCTTATTACATCCATGTTATAGAAAAACCACTTGAATGA
- the LOC139948426 gene encoding large ribosomal subunit protein mL49-like, with the protein MALSAKAVFLGVRSTQQSLFLLQKALNVQALRKSQCVCSTQTARSLSTSCQRLDSFPPSFYHRKDTIDESQPKTGYIESKEDFKFVERLIPSLQPPTPPVHEKYPTPSGWSPAKGAAPGTPYSIRRTRYHSVPVYLELKYGENQQLTVIKNVEGDIWAFGNDLKEHLEAKEGRPIPMRVNEVTQQVKFKGMYREAVKTWMANNGF; encoded by the exons ATGGCGCTGTCCGCAAAAGCAGTCTTTCTCGGCGTGAGATCAACGCAACAGTCTTTATTTCTTCTCCAGAAAGCTTTAAATGTACAAGCATTACGGAAA AGTCAATGTGTCTGCTCAACACAGAcggctagaagtctttcaacCAGCTGTCAAAGACTAGACAGCTTCCCTCCTAGTTTCTACCACAGAAAAGACACTATAGATGAATCACAGCCTAAGACTGGCTACATCGAATCCAAAGAAGATTTCAAATTTGTGGAGAGGTTGATTCCATCGCTACAGCCTCCAACCCCACCTGTTCATGAGAAGTACCCAACGCCTTCAGGCTGGTCTCCTGCTAAAG GAGCTGCGCCTGGAACACCATACAGCATACGGAGAACTAGATACCACAGTGTACCAGTCTACCTTGAACTAAAATACGGTGAAAATCAGCAACTTACAGTCATCAAGAATGTTGAAGGAGATATTTGG gcttttggGAATGACCTAAAGGAACATCTCGAGGCCAAAGAGGGTCGGCCCATACCCATGAGGGTCAACGAGGTCACACAACAGGTCAAGTTCAAGGGAATGTATCGAGAAGCAGTTAAGACCTGGATGGCCAACAATGGCTTTTGA